Proteins encoded in a region of the Coffea eugenioides isolate CCC68of chromosome 4, Ceug_1.0, whole genome shotgun sequence genome:
- the LOC113768190 gene encoding thylakoid lumenal 17.9 kDa protein, chloroplastic — MALKFNGQLLLPSYPKFPTTDHLPIKVSACHPPFSDHRLLQLHSPNKAKKPFLLSKVLSLAIAITLSSSESPSPSLAIPALNGSQTSQSPLLPTTTPFSQAKNLPIGLENGKIRPCPSINPGCVSTNPNSASFAFPWVIPESSSRDAIKQLEDAILMTQKNVKIQSVEDTPYGKYLQAEVDGGFSRDVLEFLVKGETTVTYRAMATKVTYVYPFTTAFGDSKGQEERMKQIVQRLGWYAPNLDFED; from the exons ATGGCACTGAAATTCAATGGTCAGCTTCTTCTTCCTTCGTATCCCAAATTCCCAACGACTGATCACTTGCCCATCAAAGTCTCTGCTTGTCATCCTCCATTTTCAGACCATAGACTGCTACAATTACATTCCCCCAACAAGGCAAAGAAGCCATTTTTGTTATCCAAAGTACTCTCACTAGCCATCGCTATAACCCTATCATCCTCCGAGTCTCCATCACCTTCCTTGGCTATCCCTGCTCTCAATGGTTCCCAGACTTCTCAGTCTCCTTTACTCCCGACAACTACTCCATTTTCTCAAGCCAAAAACTTGCCAATTGGGCTCGAAAACGG AAAAATCAGGCCTTGCCCCTCCATAAATCCAGGTTGTGTATCAACTAACCCCAACTCCGCTTCCTTTGCATTCCCATGGGTGATCCCTGAAAGTTCTTCACGAGATGCCATTAAG CAATTAGAGGATGCAATTCTCATGACACAGAAGAATGTGAAGATCCAAAGCGTTGAAGACACTCCATATG GTAAATACCTGCAGGCTGAGGTTGATGGAGGATTTAGCCGCGATGTCTTGGAATTTTTAGTAAAAGGAGAAACAACTGTTACATATAGAGCTATGGCCACAAAGGTGACTTATGTTTACCCCTTCACTACAGCTTTTGGAGATTCTAAAGGACAAGAAGAAAGAATGAAGCAGATTGTACAGCGGCTAGGGTGGTATGccccaaatcttgattttgaaGATTAG
- the LOC113767519 gene encoding uncharacterized protein LOC113767519 isoform X2: MSPLAAATSFHGLPFPEFPQYPSLPRHHLLFPKPPFSPLSHPTTFLKFRLGQHYQTGLFIRRPQYSITTKPQEFSDSTYDRELRYVLELATDAELYELEQILFGTSYFSPLLKSIAKKEDIDYYMIGVDPEERDEYISMLEKRFLYLAADARSVLRGWRPSYRNILLGVRKKLNIPCSSKLATEDLEAEIFLHMLQDYSGQASGSLNGSQENVKNSDGNGTLEHGLSQWKVQTATALRDGAADLRSMILKGGGVLTLGKLYELLAKGLSGKMFQEAAKYQLKNELIKEGAKLAAVNLESRAALHAAKQSVAGAASRYLGIRSMMTLLGPMLWGTFLADVVVQMLGTDYARILRAIYALAQIRILHTK; encoded by the exons ATGTCTCCATTGGCCGCAGCCACTAGCTTCCATGGCCTCCCCTTCCCTGAATTCCCTCAATACCCCTCTCTTCCCCGTCATCACCTTCTCTTCCCTAAACCACCCTTTTCCCCTCTCTCCCACCCCACA ACATTTCTGAAGTTCCGGCTGGGTCAGCATTATCAAACAGGGCTTTTCATTCGCCGTCCTCAGTACTCAATTACAACAAAACCGCAAG AATTTAGTGATAGTACCTATGATCGAGAGCTTCGGTACGTGCTTGAGCTTGCTACAGACGCTGAATTATATGAGCTTGAGCAAATTTTATTTGGTACAAG TTATTTTAGTCCGTTATTGAAGTCGATTGCAAAAAAGGAAGATATTGATTACTATATGATTGGAGTGGACCCGGAGGAAAGAGATGAGTATATATCCATGTTGGAGAAGAGATTCTTGTACCTTGCTGCCGATGCGCGCTCTGTTTTGAG GGGTTGGAGGCCTTCCTATAGGAACATACTTCTTGGAGTGAGGAAAAAGTTAAATATACCTTGTTCATCTAAATTGGCTACCGAGGATCTAGAAGCAGAGATTTTTCTTCACATGCTGCAAGACTATTCAGG ACAAGCATCTGGCAGCTTAAATGGGTCACAGGAAAATGTGAAAAATTCTGATGGCAATGGTACTTTAGAACATGGACTCAGTCAGTGGAAGGTCCAAACAGCTACTGCTTTAAGGGATGGGGCTGCCGATCTCAGATCAATGATATTGAAG GGTGGCGGGGTGCTCACACTGGGCAAATTGTATGAGCTG CTAGCAAAAGGATTATCTGGAAAGATGTTCCAGGAAGCTGCCAAGTATCAGCTGAAGAATGAATTGATTAAAGAG GGGGCAAAGTTGGCAGCTGTCAATCTTGAATCCAGAGCGGCTTTGCATGCTGCAAAGCAG AGTGTAGCAGGTGCAGCCTCCCGATATCTGGGGATTAGGAGTATGATGACACTTTTGGGCCCAAT GCTCTGGGGAACTTTTCTCGCAGATGTTGTCGTTCAAATGCTCGGAACTGATTATGCTAGAATCCTGCGGGCCATCTATGCATTAGCACAG ATTCGCATCCTCCACACCAAATAG
- the LOC113767519 gene encoding uncharacterized protein LOC113767519 isoform X3, which translates to MSPLAAATSFHGLPFPEFPQYPSLPRHHLLFPKPPFSPLSHPTTFLKFRLGQHYQTGLFIRRPQYSITTKPQEFSDSTYDRELRYVLELATDAELYELEQILFGTSYFSPLLKSIAKKEDIDYYMIGVDPEERDEYISMLEKRFLYLAADARSVLRGWRPSYRNILLGVRKKLNIPCSSKLATEDLEAEIFLHMLQDYSGQASGSLNGSQENVKNSDGNGTLEHGLSQWKVQTATALRDGAADLRSMILKLAKGLSGKMFQEAAKYQLKNELIKEGAKLAAVNLESRAALHAAKQVKSVAGAASRYLGIRSMMTLLGPMLWGTFLADVVVQMLGTDYARILRAIYALAQIRILHTK; encoded by the exons ATGTCTCCATTGGCCGCAGCCACTAGCTTCCATGGCCTCCCCTTCCCTGAATTCCCTCAATACCCCTCTCTTCCCCGTCATCACCTTCTCTTCCCTAAACCACCCTTTTCCCCTCTCTCCCACCCCACA ACATTTCTGAAGTTCCGGCTGGGTCAGCATTATCAAACAGGGCTTTTCATTCGCCGTCCTCAGTACTCAATTACAACAAAACCGCAAG AATTTAGTGATAGTACCTATGATCGAGAGCTTCGGTACGTGCTTGAGCTTGCTACAGACGCTGAATTATATGAGCTTGAGCAAATTTTATTTGGTACAAG TTATTTTAGTCCGTTATTGAAGTCGATTGCAAAAAAGGAAGATATTGATTACTATATGATTGGAGTGGACCCGGAGGAAAGAGATGAGTATATATCCATGTTGGAGAAGAGATTCTTGTACCTTGCTGCCGATGCGCGCTCTGTTTTGAG GGGTTGGAGGCCTTCCTATAGGAACATACTTCTTGGAGTGAGGAAAAAGTTAAATATACCTTGTTCATCTAAATTGGCTACCGAGGATCTAGAAGCAGAGATTTTTCTTCACATGCTGCAAGACTATTCAGG ACAAGCATCTGGCAGCTTAAATGGGTCACAGGAAAATGTGAAAAATTCTGATGGCAATGGTACTTTAGAACATGGACTCAGTCAGTGGAAGGTCCAAACAGCTACTGCTTTAAGGGATGGGGCTGCCGATCTCAGATCAATGATATTGAAG CTAGCAAAAGGATTATCTGGAAAGATGTTCCAGGAAGCTGCCAAGTATCAGCTGAAGAATGAATTGATTAAAGAG GGGGCAAAGTTGGCAGCTGTCAATCTTGAATCCAGAGCGGCTTTGCATGCTGCAAAGCAGGTAAAG AGTGTAGCAGGTGCAGCCTCCCGATATCTGGGGATTAGGAGTATGATGACACTTTTGGGCCCAAT GCTCTGGGGAACTTTTCTCGCAGATGTTGTCGTTCAAATGCTCGGAACTGATTATGCTAGAATCCTGCGGGCCATCTATGCATTAGCACAG ATTCGCATCCTCCACACCAAATAG
- the LOC113767519 gene encoding uncharacterized protein LOC113767519 isoform X1: MSPLAAATSFHGLPFPEFPQYPSLPRHHLLFPKPPFSPLSHPTTFLKFRLGQHYQTGLFIRRPQYSITTKPQEFSDSTYDRELRYVLELATDAELYELEQILFGTSYFSPLLKSIAKKEDIDYYMIGVDPEERDEYISMLEKRFLYLAADARSVLRGWRPSYRNILLGVRKKLNIPCSSKLATEDLEAEIFLHMLQDYSGQASGSLNGSQENVKNSDGNGTLEHGLSQWKVQTATALRDGAADLRSMILKGGGVLTLGKLYELLAKGLSGKMFQEAAKYQLKNELIKEGAKLAAVNLESRAALHAAKQVKSVAGAASRYLGIRSMMTLLGPMLWGTFLADVVVQMLGTDYARILRAIYALAQIRILHTK, translated from the exons ATGTCTCCATTGGCCGCAGCCACTAGCTTCCATGGCCTCCCCTTCCCTGAATTCCCTCAATACCCCTCTCTTCCCCGTCATCACCTTCTCTTCCCTAAACCACCCTTTTCCCCTCTCTCCCACCCCACA ACATTTCTGAAGTTCCGGCTGGGTCAGCATTATCAAACAGGGCTTTTCATTCGCCGTCCTCAGTACTCAATTACAACAAAACCGCAAG AATTTAGTGATAGTACCTATGATCGAGAGCTTCGGTACGTGCTTGAGCTTGCTACAGACGCTGAATTATATGAGCTTGAGCAAATTTTATTTGGTACAAG TTATTTTAGTCCGTTATTGAAGTCGATTGCAAAAAAGGAAGATATTGATTACTATATGATTGGAGTGGACCCGGAGGAAAGAGATGAGTATATATCCATGTTGGAGAAGAGATTCTTGTACCTTGCTGCCGATGCGCGCTCTGTTTTGAG GGGTTGGAGGCCTTCCTATAGGAACATACTTCTTGGAGTGAGGAAAAAGTTAAATATACCTTGTTCATCTAAATTGGCTACCGAGGATCTAGAAGCAGAGATTTTTCTTCACATGCTGCAAGACTATTCAGG ACAAGCATCTGGCAGCTTAAATGGGTCACAGGAAAATGTGAAAAATTCTGATGGCAATGGTACTTTAGAACATGGACTCAGTCAGTGGAAGGTCCAAACAGCTACTGCTTTAAGGGATGGGGCTGCCGATCTCAGATCAATGATATTGAAG GGTGGCGGGGTGCTCACACTGGGCAAATTGTATGAGCTG CTAGCAAAAGGATTATCTGGAAAGATGTTCCAGGAAGCTGCCAAGTATCAGCTGAAGAATGAATTGATTAAAGAG GGGGCAAAGTTGGCAGCTGTCAATCTTGAATCCAGAGCGGCTTTGCATGCTGCAAAGCAGGTAAAG AGTGTAGCAGGTGCAGCCTCCCGATATCTGGGGATTAGGAGTATGATGACACTTTTGGGCCCAAT GCTCTGGGGAACTTTTCTCGCAGATGTTGTCGTTCAAATGCTCGGAACTGATTATGCTAGAATCCTGCGGGCCATCTATGCATTAGCACAG ATTCGCATCCTCCACACCAAATAG
- the LOC113767520 gene encoding methylecgonone reductase-like — protein MPETMEKVEQKIPEIVVLNSGHKMPVVGLGCAAHPLPPLEQLVSTFIDAMEIGYRHFDTAACYGTEEALGRAVAKALEIGLIKSRDELFITSKLWCTDADHDLVLPALKQTLGKLGLEHLDLYLVHWPVRVKHGAEKFNFAKDEILPFDIHGTWQAMEECTKLGLTKSIGLSNFTCEKICKLLEIATIPPAVNQVEMNVGWQQRKLVPFAKERGIRTCAWSPLASYGGLWGHNAVMENPVIKDIAASKSKSVAQVALRWIYQQGASFVVKSFNKERMKQNLQIFDWELTKEEMDQILQIPQRRGFAGEVFVHPAGPYKSVEELWDGDT, from the exons ATGCCAGAGACAATGGAAAAAGTTGAACAAAAAATCCCTGAAATAGTAGTGTTAAATTCAGGCCACAAAATGCCAGTGGTGGGCTTAGGATGTGCCGCACATCCTTTGCCACCATTAGAGCAATTAGTATCAACTTTTATTGATGCAATGGAGATTGGATACAGGCATTTCGATACAGCAGCATGCTATGGCACAGAGGAGGCCCTTGGTAGAGCTGTGGCTAAAGCACTAGAGATTGGATTAATTAAGAGCAGGGATGAATTGTTCATCACTTCTAAACTTTGGTGTACTGATGCTGATCATGACCTTGTTCTGCCTGCCCTCAAACAAACTCTTGG GAAGTTGGGGCTAGAGCATTTGGATCTTTATTTGGTtcactggccagtgagggtaaAGCACGGTGCTGAGAAGTTCAATTTCGCCAAAGATGAAATTCTCCCTTTTGATATCCATGGAACGTGGCAGGCCATGGAAGAATGCACCAAATTAGGTTTGACAAAGTCCATCGGTCTGAGCAACTTCACTTGTGAGAAAATCTGTAAACTTCTAGAAATTGCTACCATCCCCCCAGCAGTTAATCAG GTGGAGATGAATGTTGGTTGGCAGCAGAGAAAATTGGTGCCATTTGCAAAAGAGAGAGGGATTCGTACATGTGCTTGGTCTCCTCTTGCATCCTATGGTGGTCTTTGGGGCCACAATGCAGTCATGGAGAATCCAGTGATCAAAGATATTGCTGCCTCAAAAAGCAAGTCCGTGGCACAG GTTGCTTTGCGATGGATATATCAGCAAGGAGCAAGCTTTGTTGTGAAGAGCTTCAACAAGGAAAGGATGAAACAAAACCTCCAAATATTTGATTGGGAACTCACCAAGGAAGAAATGGATCAAATTCTGCAGATTCCTCAGCGGAGAGGCTTTGCTGGGGAAGTGTTTGTTCATCCAGCCGGGCCATACAAATCGGTCGAGGAACTTTGGGATGGCGACACCTGA
- the LOC113768966 gene encoding methylecgonone reductase-like, producing MEKVERDTPEIVVLNSGHKMPVVGLGCAAHPSPPFDQLVSTFNDAMEIGYRQFDTAACYGTEVAFGKAVAKALEIGLIKSRDELLSLVNVIDADRFAQFSMISTAIDSCLLVSKLKHGSN from the coding sequence ATGGAAAAAGTTGAACGAGACACCCCAGAAATAGTAGTGTTAAACTCAGGCCACAAAATGCCAGTGGTGGGCTTAGGATGTGCCGCACATCCTTCGCCACCATTCGACCAATTAGTATCAACTTTTAATGATGCAATGGAAATTGGGTACAGGCAGTTTGATACAGCAGCTTGTTATGGCACCGAGGTAGCTTTTGGCAAAGCTGTGGCTAAAGCATTGGAGATTGGATTAATTAAGAGCAGGGATGAATTGTTGTCACTTGTAAATGTTATTGATGCTGATCGTTTCGCACAATTCTCCATGATATCAACTGCCATTGATTCTTGTTTACTTGTCTCGAAGCTAAAACATGGTAGTAATTGA